From Halobacterium sp. R2-5, the proteins below share one genomic window:
- a CDS encoding DUF6653 family protein, giving the protein MSLLPERFEAWFWARHSNPKSGWTRVPTGPVVVYALYRRDWRLLCAALVWTVVNPFLFAAPGNEDAWMTRAVLAERWWIREEGNRTTGFDGPNAYNTGAALAAVFAVHAAWRRRPAGATLGAALLVGLKLWWLELLVRRYDRRAA; this is encoded by the coding sequence ATGAGCCTGCTGCCCGAGCGGTTCGAGGCGTGGTTCTGGGCGCGGCACTCGAACCCGAAGAGCGGGTGGACGCGCGTGCCGACCGGCCCGGTCGTCGTGTACGCGCTCTACCGCCGCGACTGGCGGTTGCTGTGCGCCGCGCTGGTCTGGACCGTCGTCAACCCGTTCCTGTTCGCGGCGCCCGGGAACGAGGACGCGTGGATGACGCGCGCGGTGCTCGCCGAGCGGTGGTGGATTCGCGAGGAGGGCAACCGAACGACGGGCTTCGACGGGCCGAACGCGTACAACACGGGTGCGGCGCTCGCGGCCGTCTTCGCGGTGCACGCGGCGTGGCGGCGGCGGCCTGCGGGCGCGACGCTCGGCGCGGCGCTGCTGGTCGGCCTGAAGCTCTGGTGGCTCGAACTGCTGGTGCGGCGCTACGACCGGCGGGCGGCGTGA
- a CDS encoding amphi-Trp domain-containing protein yields the protein MAERTTGTESLERDQAAARLEEIAESLRSDDFTIRVDNKDIKLRPTDTVDFQIDVIEKQAMFRGDRETVEIELDWRPK from the coding sequence ATGGCCGAACGAACCACGGGCACGGAGAGCCTCGAACGCGACCAGGCCGCGGCTCGACTCGAAGAGATCGCGGAGTCGCTCCGGTCGGACGACTTCACGATCCGCGTCGACAACAAGGACATCAAGCTCCGGCCGACGGACACCGTCGACTTCCAGATCGACGTGATCGAGAAGCAGGCGATGTTCCGCGGGGACCGCGAGACCGTCGAAATCGAGCTCGACTGGCGGCCGAAGTAG
- the folP gene encoding dihydropteroate synthase: MRYDEAANFLLDLRRYRPKPGTDSTADLLAALGDPHEGPRYVQVAGSNGKGSSARMLESVLREAGLDVGRYTSPHLDDVRERVTVDGRRMSKAALTAFVEAVRPRVNERAADGDAPTFFEVVTAMALWQFGREDVDVAVLEVGIGGHYDATSVVDPVASAVTSVSLEHTGVLGDTVEEIARDKAHVAADANPLVTGATGDALAAVREQAGEVVTVGDDGDVRVTYGGRTNHTEAAVSIASDGWSVDAEIPLLGSFQAQNAGVAAALARQVADADEATLARGLRKAYWPGRFEVMGTDPITVLDGAHNPAACEALADTLAEFDYDDLHCVFGAMHDKDHRGMAAALPTPDRVWACNPDTGRAEDADVLATVFSEAGADVTIKRAVESALDAALDAAGEDDLVLLTGSLFAVAEGRKRWTRTNVQKDVDTLDDSREVLEGAHVTPPGVWRMRGKGVHRVVETRVQKRQAQYLKEEMLSLGAECSLSGLNNQPRGYLDAVLMGTLAQFKRLCEKLEGQPYGLSVYADELRETLGIQTSPATHGYPWEDGTAVMGILNVTPDSFHDGGEYDTVADAVARAEEMVDAGVDIIDVGGESTRPGADPVPLEAELDRVVPVVERISDFDAMVSVDTRKAEVGRQALEAGADVLNDVTGLEDPEMRFVAAEYGAPLVVMHSINAPVEPGEDVPYDDVVDDVVDELTERVLLAEKAGLPREKIIVDPGIGFGKSAAESFEVLDRTDEFHALGCPVLIGHSHKSMFGAVDSYPDDGGYATVAGTALAADRGADIVRVHDVEENVAAVEVAEATRDGVEDD; the protein is encoded by the coding sequence ATGCGATACGACGAGGCGGCGAACTTCCTGCTGGACCTCCGCCGCTACCGGCCCAAGCCCGGGACGGACTCGACGGCGGACCTGCTGGCCGCGCTCGGCGACCCCCACGAGGGCCCGCGGTACGTGCAGGTCGCGGGGTCGAACGGGAAGGGGTCGAGCGCCCGGATGCTGGAGTCCGTGCTCCGGGAGGCCGGACTGGACGTCGGCCGCTACACGTCCCCGCACCTCGACGACGTGCGCGAGCGCGTCACCGTCGACGGCCGCCGGATGTCGAAGGCGGCGCTGACGGCGTTCGTCGAGGCGGTCCGGCCGCGCGTGAACGAGCGCGCGGCGGACGGCGACGCGCCGACGTTCTTCGAGGTGGTGACGGCGATGGCGCTCTGGCAGTTCGGGCGCGAGGACGTCGACGTCGCCGTCCTCGAAGTCGGCATCGGCGGGCACTACGACGCGACGAGTGTCGTCGACCCGGTAGCGAGCGCCGTCACGTCGGTGAGCCTCGAACACACGGGCGTGCTCGGCGACACGGTCGAGGAGATCGCCCGCGACAAGGCCCACGTCGCCGCGGACGCGAACCCGCTCGTGACCGGCGCGACCGGGGACGCGCTCGCCGCGGTGCGCGAGCAGGCGGGCGAGGTCGTGACCGTCGGCGACGACGGCGACGTGCGCGTGACCTACGGGGGCCGCACGAACCACACGGAGGCCGCCGTCTCGATTGCGAGCGACGGCTGGTCGGTGGACGCGGAGATTCCCCTGCTTGGGTCGTTCCAGGCGCAGAACGCGGGCGTCGCGGCGGCGCTCGCGCGGCAGGTCGCGGACGCCGACGAGGCGACGCTCGCGCGCGGCCTGCGGAAGGCGTACTGGCCGGGGCGCTTCGAAGTGATGGGCACGGACCCGATTACGGTGCTAGACGGCGCGCACAACCCCGCGGCGTGCGAGGCGCTCGCGGACACGCTCGCGGAGTTCGACTACGACGACCTCCACTGCGTGTTCGGCGCGATGCACGACAAGGACCACCGCGGGATGGCCGCCGCGCTCCCGACGCCCGACCGGGTGTGGGCGTGCAACCCGGACACGGGCCGCGCGGAGGACGCGGACGTGCTCGCGACCGTCTTCTCGGAGGCGGGCGCGGACGTGACAATCAAGCGCGCGGTGGAGTCCGCGCTCGACGCCGCGCTCGACGCCGCCGGCGAGGACGACCTCGTGCTGCTCACGGGGTCGCTGTTCGCCGTCGCGGAGGGCCGCAAGCGCTGGACGCGCACGAACGTCCAGAAGGACGTCGACACGCTCGACGACTCCCGCGAGGTGCTGGAGGGCGCGCACGTCACGCCGCCGGGCGTCTGGCGGATGCGCGGGAAGGGCGTCCACCGCGTCGTGGAGACGCGCGTCCAGAAGCGCCAGGCCCAGTACCTCAAAGAGGAGATGCTGAGCCTCGGCGCGGAGTGCTCGCTGTCCGGGCTGAACAACCAGCCGCGGGGGTACCTCGACGCCGTGCTGATGGGGACGCTCGCGCAGTTCAAGCGCCTCTGCGAGAAACTGGAGGGGCAGCCGTACGGCCTCTCCGTGTACGCCGACGAGCTCCGGGAGACCCTCGGCATTCAGACGTCGCCGGCGACCCACGGCTACCCGTGGGAGGACGGCACCGCCGTGATGGGCATTCTGAACGTGACGCCGGACAGCTTCCACGACGGCGGCGAGTACGACACCGTCGCAGACGCCGTCGCGCGCGCCGAGGAGATGGTCGACGCGGGCGTCGACATCATCGACGTGGGCGGCGAGTCCACGCGCCCGGGCGCCGACCCCGTCCCCCTCGAAGCAGAACTCGACCGCGTCGTCCCCGTGGTCGAGCGCATCAGCGACTTCGACGCGATGGTCTCCGTGGACACCCGCAAGGCCGAAGTCGGCCGGCAAGCCCTCGAAGCGGGCGCGGACGTACTCAACGACGTGACCGGGCTCGAAGACCCCGAGATGCGCTTCGTCGCCGCCGAGTACGGCGCGCCGCTCGTGGTGATGCACTCCATCAACGCGCCCGTCGAGCCGGGCGAGGACGTCCCCTACGACGACGTCGTCGACGACGTCGTCGACGAACTCACGGAGCGCGTGCTGCTCGCGGAGAAGGCCGGTCTGCCGCGGGAGAAGATCATCGTCGACCCCGGCATCGGCTTCGGGAAGTCCGCCGCGGAGAGCTTCGAGGTGCTGGACCGCACCGACGAGTTCCACGCGCTCGGCTGCCCCGTCCTGATCGGCCACAGCCACAAGTCGATGTTCGGCGCGGTCGACTCGTACCCCGACGACGGCGGCTACGCGACGGTCGCGGGCACGGCGCTCGCGGCGGACCGCGGCGCGGACATCGTGCGCGTCCACGACGTCGAGGAGAACGTCGCCGCCGTGGAGGTCGCGGAGGCGACCCGGGACGGCGTCGAGGATGACTGA
- a CDS encoding class I SAM-dependent methyltransferase, which translates to MTDDGAAFRNAVRRGYDALAADYDAVRDDADPPAVLVDALADTAGGRLLDAGCGGGRGVLGPLGDSFDGVGLDISRAQLELAGERAPAAARVQGDMTRLPFAEDAFDAVTALHSVIHVPAAQHTDVYREFRRVLRDGGVAVVTAGTEAWEGENDDWLDSGEHMQWSFPAPEETEAALADAGFRIEDSEMKGSDAGGSWRFYRLS; encoded by the coding sequence ATGACTGACGACGGCGCCGCGTTCCGGAACGCTGTCCGGCGGGGGTACGACGCGCTCGCCGCGGACTACGACGCCGTGCGCGACGACGCCGACCCGCCGGCCGTGCTCGTCGACGCGCTCGCGGACACAGCGGGTGGCCGCCTGCTCGACGCGGGCTGCGGCGGCGGCCGTGGCGTGCTCGGGCCGCTCGGCGACAGCTTCGATGGGGTCGGTCTGGACATCTCCCGCGCGCAGCTCGAACTCGCCGGCGAGCGCGCGCCGGCGGCCGCCCGCGTGCAGGGCGACATGACCCGGCTGCCGTTCGCCGAGGACGCCTTCGACGCGGTGACCGCGTTGCACTCCGTCATCCACGTGCCGGCCGCCCAGCACACCGACGTCTACCGGGAGTTCCGGCGCGTGCTCCGGGACGGCGGCGTCGCGGTGGTCACCGCCGGGACGGAGGCGTGGGAGGGCGAGAACGACGACTGGCTGGACAGCGGCGAACACATGCAGTGGTCGTTCCCGGCGCCCGAGGAGACGGAGGCGGCGCTCGCGGACGCCGGCTTCCGCATCGAGGACAGCGAAATGAAGGGAAGCGACGCCGGCGGCAGCTGGCGGTTCTACCGGCTGTCGTAG